From Novosphingobium resinovorum, the proteins below share one genomic window:
- a CDS encoding deoxyguanosinetriphosphate triphosphohydrolase, translating into MTLAPYASDPSRSRGREFSIENGIARGARSPYQRDRDRIIHSIAFRRLRYKTQVFVAPDGDHYRVRLTHSLEVAQIARVIARILGLDEDLTEALALAHDIGHPPFGHAGEDALDAALHKAGGFDHNAHTLRTLMRLDSPYCEHDGLNLTWETLEGLAKHNGPVLEPTWALAELDAAYNLDLGTHASLEAQVAALSDDIAYDNHDIDDGLRAGFLDLDELLAHPFVVDHWNEVERRYPGVPLDRQLAELIRSQIGVMVNDLVAQTQKNLVGVGSIEEVRGAGRALVAFSPEMAEGERAFKRFMYEKLYYHPEQLETAKRARALLAELYSAYSQETVLMDESWIDTMPRYEPARSRHIADYIAGMTDRFAIARHAEIYGRTPEGLSNV; encoded by the coding sequence TTGACACTCGCTCCCTACGCTTCCGACCCGTCCCGTTCGCGCGGGCGCGAGTTTTCGATCGAGAACGGCATCGCCCGCGGCGCGCGCAGTCCCTACCAGCGCGACCGGGACCGGATCATCCACTCGATCGCGTTCCGCCGCCTGCGCTACAAGACGCAGGTTTTCGTCGCGCCCGACGGCGACCACTACCGTGTACGGCTGACGCATAGCCTCGAGGTGGCACAGATCGCCCGCGTGATCGCGCGCATTCTGGGGCTCGATGAGGATCTGACCGAGGCGCTGGCGCTGGCGCACGACATAGGCCATCCGCCTTTCGGTCATGCCGGAGAGGACGCGCTCGATGCAGCGCTCCACAAGGCGGGCGGGTTCGACCACAACGCCCATACCCTGCGCACGCTGATGCGGCTCGACAGCCCTTATTGCGAGCACGACGGCCTCAACCTGACGTGGGAGACGCTGGAAGGTCTCGCCAAGCACAACGGTCCGGTGCTGGAGCCGACCTGGGCGCTGGCCGAACTCGACGCGGCTTACAATCTCGATCTCGGCACCCATGCCTCGCTGGAGGCGCAGGTCGCGGCACTGTCTGACGACATCGCCTACGACAACCACGATATCGACGACGGCCTGCGTGCGGGCTTCCTCGATCTCGACGAACTGCTGGCGCACCCTTTCGTCGTCGATCACTGGAACGAGGTGGAGCGCCGCTATCCCGGCGTGCCGCTTGACCGCCAACTGGCGGAGCTGATCCGCAGCCAGATTGGCGTCATGGTCAACGATCTCGTCGCGCAGACGCAGAAGAACCTTGTCGGCGTCGGCAGCATCGAGGAGGTGCGCGGCGCGGGCAGGGCGCTGGTCGCCTTCTCGCCCGAGATGGCCGAGGGCGAACGCGCCTTCAAGCGCTTCATGTACGAGAAGCTCTACTACCACCCCGAGCAGTTGGAGACAGCGAAGCGGGCACGGGCGCTGCTGGCGGAACTCTATTCCGCCTACTCGCAGGAAACGGTGCTGATGGACGAAAGCTGGATCGACACGATGCCGCGTTACGAGCCTGCACGCAGTCGTCACATCGCCGACTACATCGCCGGCATGACCGACCGCTTCGCCATCGCCCGCCATGCGGAGATCTACGGCCGCACGCCCGAGGGCCTGAGCAATGTCTAG
- a CDS encoding NAD(P)(+) transhydrogenase (Re/Si-specific) subunit beta produces MEAHSVSPWVAVAYLIAGVCFILALRGLSSPATSRRGNRYGMVGMGIAVVTTLVTHEVASLPEILGAIAIGGGVGFVIARRIKMTDMPQLVAAFHSLVGLAAVLVAAAAFLNPEAFGILGADGNILPVSRVEMALGVAIGAITFSGSVIAFAKLNGNMSGSPILLPARHVINLGTLGAILVLTALFAHSGAAGPGENPLFWVIVGLAFAIGFLLIIPIGGADMPVVVSMLNSYSGWAAAAMGFTLHNTAMIVTGALVGSSGAILSYIMCKAMNRSFLSVIAGGFGAEAGAGGGEAREQRPWKRGSAEDAAFLMKEAENVIIIPGYGMAVAQAQHVLREMGDQLKKHGVGVKYAIHPVAGRMPGHMNVLLAEANVPYDEVFELEDINGEFAQADVAFIIGANDVVNPAAKTDKSSPIYGMPVFDVDKAKTIFFIKRSMGGQGYAGVDNDVFYMDQTMMLLADAKKMVEAINKALAD; encoded by the coding sequence ATGGAGGCGCACTCCGTCAGTCCCTGGGTCGCGGTCGCCTACCTGATCGCCGGTGTCTGCTTCATTCTCGCTCTGCGCGGCCTTTCATCGCCGGCGACGAGCCGGAGGGGCAACCGCTACGGCATGGTCGGCATGGGCATCGCCGTGGTGACGACGCTGGTGACGCACGAGGTCGCCAGCCTGCCGGAAATTCTGGGCGCCATCGCCATCGGCGGCGGTGTCGGCTTCGTCATCGCCCGGCGCATCAAGATGACAGACATGCCGCAACTGGTGGCCGCATTCCACTCGCTGGTCGGGCTGGCTGCGGTGCTGGTGGCGGCCGCGGCGTTCCTCAACCCTGAGGCTTTCGGCATTCTCGGCGCCGACGGCAACATCCTGCCCGTCAGCCGGGTCGAAATGGCGCTGGGCGTGGCGATCGGCGCGATCACGTTTTCCGGGTCGGTCATCGCCTTTGCCAAGCTCAACGGCAACATGAGCGGTTCGCCGATCCTGCTCCCCGCGCGCCATGTCATCAACCTGGGCACGCTGGGCGCGATCCTCGTATTGACGGCGCTGTTCGCGCATTCCGGCGCCGCCGGGCCCGGAGAGAACCCGCTGTTCTGGGTGATCGTCGGGCTGGCCTTCGCGATCGGTTTCCTGCTCATCATCCCGATCGGCGGAGCGGACATGCCGGTCGTCGTCTCGATGCTCAACAGCTATTCGGGCTGGGCGGCGGCGGCGATGGGCTTCACGTTGCACAACACCGCGATGATCGTGACGGGGGCGCTGGTCGGTTCCTCGGGCGCGATCCTGTCGTACATCATGTGCAAGGCGATGAACCGCAGCTTCCTCTCCGTCATCGCCGGAGGCTTCGGCGCGGAAGCGGGCGCGGGCGGCGGCGAGGCCCGGGAACAACGCCCGTGGAAGCGCGGCTCGGCAGAGGACGCGGCGTTTCTGATGAAGGAGGCGGAGAACGTCATCATCATCCCCGGCTACGGCATGGCCGTGGCACAGGCCCAGCACGTGCTGCGCGAGATGGGCGACCAGCTCAAGAAGCATGGCGTGGGCGTGAAATACGCCATTCACCCTGTCGCAGGGCGCATGCCCGGACATATGAACGTGCTGCTGGCCGAAGCCAACGTCCCTTACGACGAGGTCTTCGAACTGGAGGACATCAACGGCGAGTTCGCCCAGGCCGACGTCGCCTTCATCATCGGCGCCAATGACGTGGTGAACCCGGCGGCCAAGACCGACAAGTCATCGCCGATCTACGGCATGCCCGTGTTCGACGTTGATAAGGCCAAGACGATCTTCTTCATCAAGCGCTCGATGGGCGGACAGGGCTATGCCGGCGTCGACAACGACGTATTCTACATGGACCAGACGATGATGCTGCTGGCCGATGCCAAGAAGATGGTCGAGGCCATCAACAAGGCGCTGGCGGATTGA
- a CDS encoding NAD(P) transhydrogenase subunit alpha translates to MDFVSILSIFVLACFVGYYVVWSVTPALHTPLMAVTNAISSVIVVGALVASAASGSPIGKWLGLGAVVLASVNIFGGFAVTERMLAMYKKKDRK, encoded by the coding sequence ATGGACTTCGTTTCTATCCTGTCGATCTTCGTGCTGGCCTGCTTCGTGGGCTATTACGTCGTGTGGTCCGTCACCCCGGCGCTGCATACGCCGCTTATGGCGGTGACCAACGCGATCTCCTCGGTGATCGTCGTCGGCGCGCTGGTGGCGAGCGCGGCTTCGGGCTCGCCGATCGGCAAGTGGCTGGGGCTGGGCGCGGTGGTGCTGGCCAGCGTCAACATCTTCGGTGGCTTCGCCGTCACCGAGCGGATGCTGGCGATGTACAAGAAGAAGGACCGCAAGTGA
- a CDS encoding NAD(P) transhydrogenase subunit alpha encodes MTPQRRIAVLAERATGETRVAATPETVRKLSALGALVAVEAGAGLSASISDADYRAAGAEVGPVDSVLAGADIVFAVQGPDPALLGSVASGAWVVAILDPFGQRARVDAYAAAGLEVLAMELMPRITRAQSMDVLSSQSNLAGYKAVLAAADAYGRAFPMMMTAAGTVSAARCFVMGVGVAGLQAIATARRLGAQVSATDVRSATKEQIQSLGAKPIFVESVAGIEGEGSGGYAGEMSEEYQRAQAELVSAHIAKQDIVITTALIPGRAAPRLVTDAQVASMKPGSVIFDLAAPQGGNVEGSVPDQVIERHGVKIIGYSNTPAHLPADTSALYARNLFNFVSAFWDKEQGGPVLDAEIGDAVRLTRGGQVVHPRLQRQDS; translated from the coding sequence TTGACCCCTCAGCGGCGGATCGCGGTCCTCGCCGAACGCGCGACCGGCGAAACCCGGGTTGCCGCCACACCCGAGACCGTGCGCAAGCTCTCTGCCCTCGGCGCCCTCGTGGCGGTGGAAGCCGGAGCGGGGCTTTCCGCCAGTATTTCCGACGCGGACTATCGCGCAGCCGGGGCCGAAGTAGGTCCCGTCGATTCGGTCTTGGCGGGAGCGGACATCGTTTTCGCGGTGCAGGGGCCTGATCCTGCGTTGCTCGGCAGCGTCGCATCCGGCGCATGGGTGGTTGCGATCCTCGATCCGTTCGGCCAGCGCGCACGCGTGGATGCCTATGCGGCAGCCGGACTCGAAGTGCTGGCGATGGAACTGATGCCGCGTATCACGCGGGCGCAGTCGATGGACGTTCTCTCCAGCCAGTCAAACCTTGCCGGATACAAGGCGGTGCTGGCGGCGGCCGATGCCTATGGCCGGGCCTTCCCGATGATGATGACGGCGGCGGGCACGGTCAGCGCCGCCAGGTGCTTCGTCATGGGCGTCGGCGTCGCAGGGCTTCAGGCCATCGCGACCGCCCGCAGGCTGGGCGCGCAGGTCTCCGCCACCGACGTGCGTTCGGCCACGAAGGAGCAGATCCAGTCGCTTGGCGCCAAGCCGATCTTCGTCGAGAGCGTCGCCGGGATCGAGGGTGAGGGCTCGGGCGGCTATGCGGGCGAGATGAGCGAGGAGTACCAGCGCGCGCAGGCGGAACTCGTCTCGGCGCACATCGCCAAGCAGGACATCGTCATCACCACCGCGCTGATCCCTGGCCGCGCGGCGCCGCGCCTCGTCACCGACGCGCAGGTCGCCTCGATGAAGCCGGGCAGCGTGATCTTCGACCTTGCCGCACCGCAAGGCGGCAACGTCGAGGGGAGCGTGCCGGACCAGGTGATCGAACGCCATGGGGTGAAGATCATCGGCTATTCGAATACGCCCGCGCACCTGCCCGCGGATACTTCGGCGCTCTATGCGCGCAACCTGTTCAACTTCGTCTCCGCGTTCTGGGACAAGGAGCAGGGCGGCCCGGTGCTCGACGCGGAGATCGGTGACGCGGTGCGCCTCACGCGCGGTGGCCAAGTGGTTCACCCGAGGCTGCAGAGGCAGGACAGCTAG
- a CDS encoding aa3-type cytochrome c oxidase subunit IV: MASGNDIKAATETYNGFIKAATWSTGVIIVIAALVVGLIAS; the protein is encoded by the coding sequence ATGGCTTCGGGTAACGACATCAAGGCCGCGACCGAGACCTACAACGGCTTCATCAAGGCCGCCACCTGGAGCACCGGGGTCATCATCGTGATTGCAGCGCTGGTCGTCGGTCTGATCGCCTCCTGA
- a CDS encoding sigma-54-dependent transcriptional regulator — protein MADLDQRLLMLIDDEPAQSRLISALASREGWRTLIVRDAETAIATLGTRQGMQLSAIILDQWVPGDDACALISELKARRPALPILMLTASTSPLLAVEAMRAGATDYLVKPVAPDRLMHALRSATTREAPRDELAPLTEKMPSNPDFESMIGAAPNFRKALAVAAKAARGHSPVLIEGESGSGKEMLIRAMHAASPRSRMPLRIINIGGVPANSIESVLFGHEKGAFPGAFDRQIGALQHCDGATLALDEIDRLPESVQERLLEAVKKGDCRPIGARHSFRVDVRLIAASNLPLADLSDQGHFMPELLTALSPTKVLLPPLRERTGDIPALTRFFLARIGEQPGLRELGIADGALSLLAAYDWPGNVRQLQAVLFRAAVFCDGDALTSEDFPQLLNILGTGLSTAPQMPESSGVMLYTADGNLRPLDEIEADVIRLAIGLYRGRMTEVARRLGIGRSTLYRKLSELGIDNAA, from the coding sequence ATGGCGGACCTTGACCAGCGCCTCCTCATGCTCATCGACGATGAGCCGGCCCAGAGCCGCCTGATCTCCGCACTCGCCTCGCGCGAGGGGTGGCGTACCCTGATCGTGCGCGATGCCGAGACGGCGATCGCCACGCTCGGCACCCGGCAGGGCATGCAGCTTTCGGCAATTATCCTCGACCAGTGGGTGCCCGGCGACGACGCCTGCGCGCTGATTTCCGAGCTTAAGGCCCGCCGTCCGGCCCTCCCGATCCTGATGCTGACCGCCAGCACCTCGCCGCTGCTTGCGGTGGAGGCGATGCGCGCGGGGGCGACCGATTACCTCGTCAAGCCGGTCGCGCCCGACCGGCTGATGCACGCCCTGCGCTCTGCGACGACGCGCGAGGCACCGCGCGACGAGCTTGCGCCGCTGACCGAGAAGATGCCGTCCAACCCCGATTTCGAATCGATGATCGGCGCGGCGCCCAACTTCCGCAAGGCGCTGGCCGTCGCCGCCAAGGCCGCGCGCGGCCATTCTCCGGTGCTGATCGAGGGCGAGAGCGGATCGGGCAAGGAAATGCTGATCCGCGCGATGCACGCCGCCTCGCCGCGCTCGCGCATGCCGCTGCGGATCATCAATATCGGCGGCGTACCAGCCAACTCCATCGAGTCGGTCCTGTTCGGCCATGAAAAGGGCGCCTTCCCCGGCGCATTCGATCGCCAGATCGGCGCGCTCCAGCACTGCGACGGCGCCACCCTCGCCCTCGACGAGATCGACCGGCTGCCCGAATCGGTACAGGAACGCCTGCTCGAAGCGGTGAAGAAAGGCGACTGTCGCCCGATCGGTGCCCGCCACTCGTTCCGGGTGGACGTGCGCCTGATCGCCGCGAGCAACCTCCCATTGGCGGACCTTTCCGACCAGGGCCACTTCATGCCCGAACTGCTAACGGCGCTGTCGCCCACCAAGGTCCTGCTGCCGCCGCTTCGCGAGCGGACGGGCGATATTCCCGCCCTCACCCGCTTCTTCCTCGCCCGCATCGGCGAGCAGCCGGGGCTTCGCGAACTGGGCATCGCCGACGGCGCGCTCTCGTTGCTGGCCGCCTACGATTGGCCGGGCAACGTGCGCCAGTTGCAGGCGGTGCTGTTCCGCGCAGCCGTGTTCTGCGACGGCGATGCGCTGACTTCGGAAGATTTTCCGCAACTTCTCAACATATTGGGCACAGGGTTGTCCACAGCCCCCCAGATGCCGGAAAGCTCCGGCGTCATGCTCTACACCGCCGACGGCAACTTGCGCCCGCTCGATGAGATAGAGGCCGACGTCATCCGCCTTGCCATAGGCCTTTACCGTGGCCGCATGACCGAAGTGGCAAGGCGTCTCGGCATCGGGCGCTCCACCCTTTACCGCAAGCTGTCCGAGCTGGGCATCGACAACGCCGCCTGA
- a CDS encoding nuclear transport factor 2 family protein, which translates to MERLAAIEAIRQVKARYFRGVDDRNSALVRSILAEDCVLDYRGCCTDPASGIDHLPAMNKVMEGRLNWPDARETGGPHMVTVHQGHDPDITVESETAASGIWAFTDRLFLPPGGPFTRLTGWGRYHETYVRNDEGWKLRTTRIERLRVEVA; encoded by the coding sequence ATGGAACGCCTCGCCGCGATCGAGGCCATCAGGCAAGTGAAGGCCCGGTATTTTCGCGGCGTGGACGATCGCAATTCAGCGCTCGTCCGCTCGATCCTCGCGGAGGACTGTGTGCTCGACTATCGCGGGTGCTGCACCGACCCGGCCAGCGGCATCGACCACCTCCCCGCCATGAACAAGGTGATGGAAGGCCGCTTGAACTGGCCCGACGCTCGTGAAACGGGCGGCCCGCACATGGTCACCGTGCATCAGGGCCATGACCCCGACATCACCGTTGAAAGCGAGACCGCCGCCAGCGGGATATGGGCTTTCACCGACCGGCTGTTCCTGCCGCCGGGCGGCCCTTTTACCCGGTTGACCGGCTGGGGACGTTACCATGAAACCTACGTACGAAACGACGAGGGCTGGAAACTGCGCACCACCCGCATCGAACGGCTGCGCGTAGAAGTCGCATGA
- the folP gene encoding dihydropteroate synthase has protein sequence MTRKLYIRPIALADSPQSEEGGAVRLGGAMVWASRFALILREGGKVIARERVSASQMPAALAALPADLGAMAEAQWANLRKVHAPIQCGARTIRFEQPQVMGILNMTPDSFSDGGRFLDNLEVAAAHASAMLEAGAAIVDLGGESTRPGAAAVWEGDELKRVVPMVERLAAMGAAISVDTRRPAVMEATLTAGAHIINDVSALRYDPRSLQLAAESGAPVVLMHAPGKAEDLHSGADFDDVVLDVFDWLEARRDACVAAGIPADRIIIDPGFGFGLTLGQNLTLFNALPLFHALGQPLLVGVSRKRMIGALSNEAPAHQRLGGSVALAVKAMDAGAHILRVHDVPETVQAARVWRGLRDAALTDFSQLPQ, from the coding sequence ATGACCCGCAAACTCTATATCCGCCCGATCGCCCTCGCCGACAGCCCGCAGAGCGAGGAGGGCGGGGCCGTGCGTCTCGGCGGGGCGATGGTCTGGGCGAGCCGCTTCGCGCTGATCCTGCGGGAAGGTGGCAAAGTTATCGCGCGCGAGCGGGTGTCCGCCTCGCAGATGCCCGCTGCGTTGGCCGCGCTCCCCGCCGACCTCGGCGCCATGGCAGAGGCGCAGTGGGCGAACTTGCGCAAGGTGCATGCGCCGATCCAGTGCGGCGCGCGGACGATCCGGTTCGAGCAGCCGCAAGTCATGGGCATCCTCAACATGACGCCCGACAGCTTTTCCGACGGCGGCAGGTTTCTCGACAATCTCGAAGTCGCCGCCGCCCATGCCTCGGCCATGCTGGAGGCGGGCGCGGCGATCGTCGATCTTGGCGGAGAATCCACCCGTCCCGGAGCGGCGGCCGTATGGGAGGGCGACGAACTCAAGCGGGTCGTGCCGATGGTCGAGCGGCTCGCCGCGATGGGCGCGGCGATCAGCGTCGATACCCGCCGCCCCGCCGTGATGGAAGCGACGTTGACGGCGGGCGCACACATCATCAACGACGTCTCCGCGCTCCGCTACGATCCGCGCAGCCTGCAACTGGCGGCCGAGTCCGGCGCTCCGGTGGTGCTGATGCATGCGCCGGGCAAGGCCGAGGACCTGCATTCGGGTGCCGATTTCGACGACGTCGTGCTCGACGTGTTCGACTGGCTGGAGGCGCGGCGCGATGCCTGCGTGGCGGCGGGAATCCCGGCTGACAGGATCATCATCGACCCGGGGTTCGGCTTCGGGCTGACGCTGGGGCAAAACCTGACGCTGTTCAACGCGCTGCCGCTGTTCCATGCGCTCGGCCAGCCGCTGCTGGTGGGCGTCAGCCGCAAACGGATGATCGGGGCGCTCTCTAACGAGGCGCCCGCGCACCAGCGGCTCGGCGGCTCGGTGGCGCTTGCGGTGAAGGCCATGGATGCCGGTGCACACATCCTGCGGGTCCATGACGTGCCGGAAACGGTACAGGCCGCGCGTGTGTGGAGGGGGCTGCGCGATGCCGCGCTGACCGACTTCTCACAATTGCCGCAATAG
- a CDS encoding site-specific DNA-methyltransferase: MGQILVKERIRARAPAPTPKELLPLGRILTGDCIEAMRTIPDASVDMVFADPPYNLQLGGDLARPDGSHVDAVTNDWDKFSSFATYDQFTRDWLTEARRVLKPEGSLWVIGSYHNIFRLGAIMQDMGFWILNDIVWRKANPMPNFKGTRFTNAHETLIWASMGEKSKYTFNYRAMKTLNDELQMRSDWVLPICNGAERLKKGGRKVHPTQKPEALLYRVMLATTNKGDVVLDPFFGTGTTGAVAKRLGREWIGCERESNYREAALERIEMALPLDESALKTMQSKRTAPKVAFGTLIETGWIQPGTQLFDKKRRHVASVRADGSLVSGDLNGSIHGVGKDLQGAPSCNGWTYWHLEHEGQIKPIDAIRQLYLLATEP; the protein is encoded by the coding sequence ATGGGTCAGATCTTGGTCAAGGAACGCATTCGGGCACGGGCGCCTGCGCCCACCCCGAAGGAGCTGCTTCCGCTCGGCCGCATCCTGACCGGGGACTGCATCGAGGCGATGCGTACCATTCCCGACGCTTCGGTGGACATGGTCTTCGCCGATCCGCCGTACAACCTGCAGCTCGGCGGCGACCTCGCACGCCCGGACGGCAGCCACGTCGACGCGGTGACGAACGACTGGGACAAGTTTTCCAGCTTCGCGACCTACGACCAGTTCACCCGCGACTGGCTGACCGAGGCGCGCCGCGTGCTCAAGCCCGAGGGTTCGTTGTGGGTGATCGGGTCGTATCACAACATCTTCCGCCTCGGTGCGATCATGCAGGACATGGGGTTCTGGATCCTCAACGACATCGTGTGGCGCAAGGCGAACCCGATGCCCAACTTCAAGGGCACCCGCTTCACCAACGCGCACGAGACGCTGATCTGGGCGAGCATGGGCGAGAAGTCGAAGTACACCTTCAACTACCGCGCGATGAAGACGCTCAATGACGAATTGCAGATGCGCTCGGACTGGGTGCTGCCGATCTGCAACGGAGCCGAGCGTCTGAAGAAGGGTGGCCGCAAGGTCCACCCGACCCAGAAGCCGGAAGCGCTGCTCTACCGTGTGATGCTGGCGACGACCAACAAGGGCGACGTCGTGCTCGACCCGTTCTTCGGCACCGGCACCACCGGCGCCGTTGCCAAGCGCCTCGGCCGCGAGTGGATCGGCTGCGAGCGCGAGAGCAACTACCGCGAAGCCGCGCTGGAGCGCATCGAGATGGCGCTGCCGCTCGACGAGAGCGCGCTCAAGACCATGCAGTCCAAGCGCACCGCGCCCAAGGTGGCGTTCGGCACGCTGATCGAGACGGGCTGGATACAGCCGGGCACGCAACTGTTCGACAAGAAGCGCCGCCACGTTGCATCCGTGCGTGCGGACGGCTCGCTGGTGTCGGGCGACCTCAACGGTTCGATCCATGGTGTCGGCAAGGACCTGCAGGGCGCGCCTTCGTGCAACGGCTGGACCTATTGGCACCTGGAGCACGAAGGCCAGATCAAGCCGATCGACGCGATCCGCCAGCTGTACCTGCTCGCGACGGAGCCGTGA
- a CDS encoding ribonuclease HII: protein MLAPFTSSPSVPSATKRYVIGVDEAGRGPLAGPVVAGAVMLCKPRPSGLDDSKKLSAMRRSELEATIKRRCRWAVGVVDVEDIDRLNIFGATMLAMTRAVAALCATLGEEPHEVLVDGNMTPHGRREEWRWNARAIVGGDAIEPCISAASIIAKEHRDRLMRDLALVHPHYGWERNAGYGTPQHLAALREHGPTPHHRRSFAPVAQLTLL from the coding sequence ATGCTTGCACCTTTCACGAGTTCCCCGAGCGTGCCTTCGGCAACGAAACGTTACGTGATCGGTGTCGACGAGGCCGGTCGCGGCCCGCTTGCAGGGCCGGTTGTTGCAGGCGCGGTCATGCTCTGCAAGCCGCGCCCCTCCGGACTGGACGATTCCAAGAAGCTTTCCGCGATGCGCCGCTCCGAACTGGAGGCAACCATCAAGCGCCGGTGCCGCTGGGCGGTCGGCGTGGTCGATGTGGAGGATATCGATCGCCTCAACATCTTCGGCGCGACGATGCTGGCGATGACGCGCGCGGTGGCGGCGCTATGTGCTACGCTGGGCGAGGAGCCGCACGAGGTGCTGGTGGACGGCAACATGACGCCGCATGGTCGCCGCGAGGAATGGCGCTGGAATGCCCGCGCGATCGTCGGCGGGGATGCGATCGAGCCTTGTATCTCGGCGGCATCGATCATCGCCAAGGAGCACCGGGACCGCCTGATGCGCGATCTTGCGCTGGTGCATCCGCATTACGGGTGGGAGCGCAATGCCGGTTACGGCACGCCGCAGCATCTTGCTGCACTGCGAGAGCATGGGCCCACCCCGCATCACCGGCGCAGCTTCGCTCCAGTGGCTCAACTCACGCTGCTTTAG